In Desulfomonile tiedjei DSM 6799, a genomic segment contains:
- a CDS encoding inositol monophosphatase family protein — protein MEKEDRSLSERELWTLKEFVENTLRKSGSLLMEMYGKGNNQLKFDDDLVTEAENTAWDLISTKIKGSFEDHAFLRELSQEEIAEPECPRFIWIADCLDGAASFQAGMPVWGISAALFEKFWPVLGFLYLPVTGELYSAYAAREALLNDRPIRVRENDSIDNESLVLVYSRFHNDFSSTFPGKIRNFGSSAGHLAYVARGAADACLLKNVNVRDLAAGSIILEAAGGEITYFDGRPFHVGEFLDGKRIDEPLIAAPKRSAASITKYFKRL, from the coding sequence ATGGAAAAAGAAGACAGATCTTTATCAGAACGGGAACTCTGGACTCTCAAGGAGTTCGTGGAAAATACTTTGCGAAAAAGCGGCTCTCTCCTCATGGAAATGTACGGCAAGGGCAACAACCAGCTCAAGTTCGATGACGATCTGGTGACAGAAGCTGAAAACACTGCTTGGGACCTGATATCTACAAAAATTAAAGGAAGCTTTGAAGACCACGCTTTTCTGAGAGAACTTTCTCAGGAAGAGATCGCGGAACCGGAATGTCCGCGATTCATCTGGATTGCCGATTGCCTTGATGGAGCAGCATCGTTTCAGGCTGGCATGCCCGTATGGGGGATTAGTGCGGCATTATTCGAGAAATTCTGGCCTGTACTGGGATTTCTCTATTTGCCGGTGACTGGCGAGCTGTATTCCGCGTATGCAGCGCGAGAAGCATTGCTCAACGACCGCCCCATCAGAGTGCGCGAAAATGACAGTATCGATAATGAAAGTCTCGTTCTCGTCTATTCCAGGTTTCACAATGATTTTTCCAGCACGTTTCCGGGGAAGATTCGCAATTTCGGGTCCTCTGCCGGCCATCTCGCTTATGTTGCCAGGGGTGCTGCCGATGCCTGCCTGCTAAAAAACGTGAATGTCCGAGATCTTGCCGCAGGCAGTATCATCCTTGAAGCAGCCGGTGGGGAAATAACCTATTTTGACGGCCGTCCGTTCCATGTGGGCGAGTTTCTCGACGGCAAGAGAATCGATGAACCTCTCATTGCGGCGCCAAAACGTTCCGCAGCTTCAATTACCAAGTATTTTAAGAGATTATAG
- the rpsP gene encoding 30S ribosomal protein S16, with amino-acid sequence MAVRIRLARFGAKKKPFYRVVVAESFFPRDGRFLDVVGTYDPRDKEKGLNLNLESIHQWVNRGAELTDTVRRIVKKAETSVRAEQ; translated from the coding sequence ATGGCAGTAAGAATACGCCTGGCACGGTTCGGTGCCAAGAAAAAACCGTTCTACAGAGTTGTGGTTGCTGAATCTTTCTTCCCGCGGGACGGAAGGTTTCTCGATGTCGTAGGAACGTACGATCCCAGAGATAAAGAGAAAGGTCTGAACCTCAATCTCGAGTCAATTCACCAGTGGGTCAACCGCGGGGCCGAACTAACCGATACGGTTCGCAGAATTGTCAAAAAGGCTGAGACTTCTGTTAGAGCGGAACAGTAA
- a CDS encoding KH domain-containing protein has translation MKDLIEYIAKALVDSPEEVAVSEVEGEMTSVIELKVAKGDLGKVIGKQGRTARAMRTILSAASTKGKKRAVLEILE, from the coding sequence ATGAAGGATCTCATCGAATATATAGCCAAAGCGCTCGTGGACAGTCCGGAAGAAGTGGCCGTCTCGGAAGTTGAAGGCGAAATGACGTCTGTTATTGAGCTGAAAGTGGCTAAAGGCGATCTTGGGAAAGTAATAGGAAAACAGGGCCGAACCGCACGTGCAATGCGGACAATTTTAAGCGCAGCCTCCACTAAAGGGAAAAAGCGTGCGGTCCTGGAGATCCTTGAATAA
- the rimM gene encoding ribosome maturation factor RimM (Essential for efficient processing of 16S rRNA) — translation MARSRLIVIGKAVKVFGIKGEIKVRPYTESLTSFENSVRLVFDETAYEVAGFRVHKGAILVRLQGIDTPEKARELVGKLVKTNEENLPAKEEDEYYWFELLGMRVVTKDGRELGKISQITPTGANDVLHVEGEFGEILLPMIDDVVLEVDTETETMTVDPLEGLIPDVEH, via the coding sequence ATGGCCCGAAGCAGACTCATTGTTATCGGCAAGGCTGTCAAAGTCTTTGGCATCAAAGGCGAAATCAAAGTCAGGCCGTATACGGAATCTTTGACATCTTTCGAGAATTCCGTTCGTCTCGTTTTCGACGAAACCGCGTATGAAGTGGCGGGCTTTCGCGTGCACAAAGGGGCAATACTGGTTCGCCTGCAAGGAATCGACACTCCTGAAAAAGCTCGGGAGCTTGTGGGGAAACTGGTTAAGACAAATGAGGAGAATCTGCCTGCAAAAGAAGAGGACGAGTATTACTGGTTCGAATTGCTCGGCATGCGGGTGGTGACCAAGGACGGACGGGAACTCGGAAAAATAAGCCAGATCACCCCGACCGGAGCAAACGACGTCCTCCATGTCGAAGGTGAATTCGGGGAAATCCTCCTGCCTATGATAGACGATGTGGTGCTGGAGGTGGACACCGAAACCGAGACAATGACTGTGGACCCTCTGGAGGGGCTGATCCCAGATGTTGAACATTAA
- the trmD gene encoding tRNA (guanosine(37)-N1)-methyltransferase TrmD has protein sequence MLNIKILTIFPGIFDSFLAYGNPARAIEAELMTVEAVDLREFTEDRHRSTDDYPYGGGTGMVMKPEPVVRAIQSVRNSVPGSKVILMTPQGRLFDQSIAEELATGTNLIFVCGRYEGIDERIRHFVDDEISVGDYILSGGETAAMVVIDAVIRLVPGVLGRDSHIAGESFYEGLLEYPQYTRPREFEGLSVPDILLEGHHEKIRRWRKKQALARTLFRRPDLLDRAIRGAEEEKLLEEIRSELCTGLMEKKNGYAGTDSEGTDEVGPPGISGGGHS, from the coding sequence ATGTTGAACATTAAGATCCTGACCATTTTTCCCGGGATCTTCGATTCGTTTTTGGCTTACGGCAATCCGGCTCGCGCTATCGAAGCAGAGCTGATGACGGTCGAAGCCGTCGATCTTAGAGAATTCACCGAAGATCGCCACCGCAGTACGGATGATTATCCCTATGGTGGCGGCACCGGGATGGTAATGAAGCCTGAACCGGTTGTCCGTGCGATACAGAGCGTTCGGAACAGTGTACCCGGGTCAAAGGTCATTCTCATGACGCCCCAGGGGAGACTTTTCGATCAATCGATCGCAGAGGAACTCGCCACCGGGACGAACTTGATTTTCGTCTGCGGTCGGTACGAAGGAATAGACGAGCGGATCAGGCACTTTGTCGATGATGAGATTTCCGTCGGAGACTACATTCTTTCAGGCGGCGAAACGGCCGCGATGGTGGTCATCGACGCCGTCATCAGGCTGGTTCCGGGCGTATTGGGACGGGACAGTCACATAGCAGGAGAATCCTTTTACGAAGGACTCCTGGAATATCCCCAGTACACGCGGCCTCGGGAATTCGAAGGTTTGAGTGTTCCCGATATTTTACTTGAAGGACACCACGAAAAAATACGCCGGTGGAGAAAAAAACAAGCCCTGGCCCGAACGCTTTTCAGGCGCCCTGACCTTCTGGACAGAGCTATTCGAGGAGCTGAAGAGGAAAAACTCCTGGAGGAGATCCGATCTGAACTTTGCACGGGCTTAATGGAGAAGAAAAATGGATATGCTGGAACAGATTCAGAAGGAACAGATGAGGTTGGACCTCCCGGAATTTCGGGCGGGGGACACAGTTAA
- the rplS gene encoding 50S ribosomal protein L19: MDMLEQIQKEQMRLDLPEFRAGDTVKVHVRIVEGTRERIQIFEGVVIGTSHKGAGTSFTVRKVSYGIGVERVFPLHSPMLDKIEVVTRGRVRRSKIYYIRKLRGKAARIKERRLS; the protein is encoded by the coding sequence ATGGATATGCTGGAACAGATTCAGAAGGAACAGATGAGGTTGGACCTCCCGGAATTTCGGGCGGGGGACACAGTTAAGGTCCATGTTCGCATTGTCGAAGGAACTCGCGAGAGAATACAGATCTTCGAAGGCGTGGTAATCGGAACGAGCCACAAGGGAGCAGGCACGAGCTTTACCGTAAGAAAAGTCTCCTATGGGATCGGAGTGGAAAGAGTATTTCCCCTGCATTCCCCGATGTTGGACAAGATCGAAGTCGTGACGCGTGGGCGCGTGAGACGATCCAAGATCTATTACATCCGCAAACTCAGAGGCAAAGCCGCCCGTATCAAAGAACGCAGACTTTCTTAG
- a CDS encoding ABC transporter ATP-binding protein, with protein MSLIRMENLEKIYVAGTVEVPALVEIDLTIEPGEFLSIMGPSGSGKSTLMNILGCLDVPTSGQYILDGDDVSALNLDERADLRNRKIGFVFQGFNLLPRMDALHNVELPLIYGRVKMAERKDSAMQALELVGLTERANHLPSQLSGGQQQRVAIARALVNNPDIILADEPTGNLDTRTSNEIMAVFSRLNQQKQITFILVTHDPEVGAVTDRRIMIRDGRIVGDERRN; from the coding sequence GTGTCTCTGATTCGCATGGAAAATCTCGAGAAAATTTATGTTGCCGGAACTGTGGAGGTTCCTGCGCTCGTTGAGATCGATCTGACCATCGAACCCGGCGAGTTTCTTTCCATTATGGGGCCGTCCGGATCGGGCAAGTCCACCCTCATGAATATTCTGGGATGTCTCGATGTTCCCACGTCCGGGCAATACATCCTGGACGGGGACGATGTATCCGCGTTGAACCTCGATGAACGAGCCGATCTTCGAAATCGGAAGATCGGATTCGTTTTTCAGGGGTTCAATCTCTTGCCGAGAATGGACGCGCTGCACAATGTGGAGCTCCCGCTCATATACGGCCGCGTAAAGATGGCTGAACGCAAAGACTCTGCGATGCAGGCTCTCGAGTTGGTAGGACTCACGGAAAGAGCCAACCATCTGCCATCGCAATTGTCCGGAGGCCAGCAGCAACGGGTAGCCATTGCGCGGGCACTCGTGAACAATCCTGACATTATCCTCGCGGACGAACCGACAGGAAATCTGGATACTCGAACCAGCAATGAAATCATGGCCGTATTTTCCAGGCTCAATCAGCAGAAGCAGATTACTTTTATTCTGGTAACACACGATCCGGAAGTCGGAGCAGTCACCGACCGACGCATCATGATTCGAGACGGCAGAATTGTAGGAGACGAACGCAGGAATTGA
- a CDS encoding response regulator: MAKILIVDDEEGIRMLYSMELQDEGYDVITLPDGRELLSVVDRENPDCIILDIKMKDFNGLDLLQQIRKKHYDLPVILNSAYSSFKVDLKAVAADYYVVKSSDLRELKEKLKVALETRIPAE; encoded by the coding sequence ATGGCGAAAATATTGATTGTCGATGATGAAGAAGGAATTCGAATGCTCTATTCCATGGAGCTGCAGGACGAGGGATACGATGTGATCACCTTGCCTGACGGTCGGGAACTGTTGTCTGTCGTTGACCGGGAAAACCCCGACTGCATCATTCTCGACATAAAAATGAAGGATTTCAACGGATTGGATCTTCTCCAGCAAATCCGGAAGAAGCACTATGATCTTCCGGTAATCCTTAATTCGGCGTATTCCAGTTTCAAAGTGGATCTAAAAGCCGTTGCCGCAGATTATTACGTAGTCAAGAGCTCGGATTTGCGGGAACTGAAAGAAAAACTCAAAGTCGCTCTCGAAACGCGGATTCCTGCGGAGTAA
- a CDS encoding glycosyl transferase: protein MKFIEDNPDGITRADIVVGIPSYNEASSISYPTQQADKGLKKYYSDKSAVIINCDNHSPDNTRQAFMTTETTAPKIYISTEEGVTGKGNNVRNLLAKAVELSAQAVVLIDADLRSITPLWIRNLGEPLFEQYQFVAPLYVRHKYDGPITNSIAYPLTRALYGRRVRQPIGGDYGFSGELAKIFLETDAWSDSISSFGIDIWMTTTSVRNHVAVVQAFMGRPKVHKIKDILEDSDTLFSNVISTIFELMCKYETFWRDVKWSRPTAVFGFGVGDVEVPPPVNVDVRLLSQKFQSGTLEQWDKYKILLSPENIHKLEEVTELSPEGFEFPTGLWAKILFDFAVAYKNRVLGPEELISTLKPLFHGRILSFVLESQAMNTQQVEEYIEDQCLQFEKAKPYLLERWFA from the coding sequence ATGAAGTTTATTGAAGACAATCCCGATGGTATTACTCGAGCAGACATCGTTGTGGGAATACCATCTTACAACGAAGCGTCTTCCATCTCTTACCCTACACAGCAGGCCGACAAAGGACTGAAAAAGTACTATTCAGATAAGTCCGCAGTCATCATAAACTGCGATAACCACTCTCCGGATAACACTCGACAAGCGTTCATGACCACGGAGACGACCGCTCCCAAGATCTACATTTCCACGGAAGAGGGAGTTACCGGCAAAGGCAATAATGTCCGGAATCTGCTGGCAAAAGCCGTGGAACTGTCCGCGCAGGCGGTTGTCCTCATCGATGCGGACCTGCGGAGCATAACTCCTTTGTGGATACGCAATCTCGGGGAACCGCTTTTCGAACAGTATCAGTTTGTTGCACCGCTATACGTTCGCCACAAGTATGACGGCCCTATAACAAACAGTATTGCATATCCTTTGACGAGGGCTCTATACGGGCGTCGCGTCCGCCAGCCCATCGGAGGGGATTACGGTTTTTCGGGAGAGCTCGCGAAAATATTCCTGGAAACGGATGCCTGGAGTGATTCCATTTCCTCCTTCGGGATCGACATCTGGATGACCACAACATCCGTCCGGAATCATGTTGCAGTGGTTCAGGCATTCATGGGACGTCCCAAGGTTCACAAAATCAAGGATATCCTGGAGGATTCCGACACGCTTTTTTCCAACGTGATTTCGACAATTTTCGAACTCATGTGCAAGTATGAAACCTTCTGGCGTGACGTCAAATGGAGCCGTCCTACTGCTGTTTTCGGCTTTGGCGTGGGTGATGTGGAGGTGCCGCCGCCAGTGAATGTGGATGTGAGACTTCTTTCACAAAAATTCCAGAGCGGCACCCTTGAACAGTGGGACAAATATAAGATTCTCCTGAGCCCGGAAAACATCCATAAACTCGAGGAAGTAACTGAACTGTCTCCGGAAGGATTCGAGTTTCCAACCGGGTTATGGGCAAAGATTCTCTTCGATTTCGCTGTCGCGTACAAGAACCGGGTGCTTGGTCCCGAAGAACTCATTTCGACGCTAAAGCCATTATTTCATGGAAGAATTTTATCGTTCGTTCTTGAATCGCAAGCGATGAATACGCAACAGGTGGAAGAGTATATTGAAGACCAATGTCTTCAATTCGAGAAGGCGAAGCCCTATCTCCTGGAACGCTGGTTTGCGTGA
- the scpB gene encoding SMC-Scp complex subunit ScpB, with the protein MDKEHLKSIIEGLIFAHSEPLNPESLVRVLGNVSADAVQQVLDELEEYYRERARGFLLVRVGGGYQFRSLPTVAPWILEMKRVKPARLSKAALETLSIIAYNQPVTRSHIEQIRGVESSAMVRNLMERELVTVVGKKDVPGRPLLYGTSKRFLEVFGLPDLASLPSLPQLEELTQEDLTEGDRSEEPAP; encoded by the coding sequence GTGGACAAAGAACATCTGAAGTCCATAATAGAAGGATTGATTTTTGCCCATTCAGAGCCTCTTAATCCGGAGTCTCTGGTGCGCGTCCTCGGGAATGTATCCGCAGATGCGGTGCAGCAGGTTCTGGACGAATTAGAGGAATATTACCGGGAGCGAGCGAGGGGCTTCTTGCTTGTCCGAGTTGGAGGTGGATACCAGTTCCGTTCGTTGCCGACCGTTGCCCCGTGGATACTGGAAATGAAGCGCGTGAAACCCGCGAGGCTCAGCAAAGCCGCCCTGGAGACACTGTCGATCATCGCGTACAACCAACCGGTAACCAGGAGTCACATAGAGCAGATACGAGGGGTGGAAAGCTCTGCCATGGTCAGGAATCTCATGGAGCGAGAACTGGTAACGGTGGTGGGAAAGAAAGACGTTCCCGGCCGGCCGCTTCTTTATGGGACTTCCAAGCGATTTCTGGAGGTATTCGGGCTTCCGGACCTTGCTTCCCTACCTTCTTTGCCGCAACTGGAAGAGCTGACCCAGGAAGACCTCACCGAAGGGGACAGGAGCGAAGAACCAGCCCCTTAG